The Acetomicrobium flavidum genome window below encodes:
- the nusG gene encoding transcription termination/antitermination protein NusG produces the protein MAPFSVMSDKNERRWYVIQTYAGYENKVKANLEQRIATMGMEDKIFRVLVPTEERVYVKDGKHKKVKRKVFPGYVLVEMILDDQSWYVVRHTPGVTGFVGAGNSPIPLSEREVQEIFAKIGKEQMKPKVEIDLKPGDVVRVKSGPFEGQAGTVVEVVPEKGKVKFSVTLFGRETIVEADYNDLTKL, from the coding sequence ATGGCCCCCTTTTCGGTGATGAGTGACAAAAACGAACGTCGGTGGTATGTTATTCAAACGTACGCAGGATATGAAAACAAGGTCAAGGCGAATTTGGAACAGCGCATAGCCACCATGGGCATGGAGGATAAGATATTTAGAGTCCTGGTGCCGACGGAGGAGCGCGTTTATGTCAAGGATGGGAAGCATAAAAAGGTCAAGAGAAAAGTGTTTCCCGGATATGTGCTCGTGGAGATGATCCTTGACGATCAGTCTTGGTATGTGGTGAGACATACTCCTGGCGTTACTGGTTTTGTCGGTGCGGGAAACAGCCCCATTCCCCTGTCCGAACGAGAGGTGCAGGAGATATTCGCCAAGATAGGCAAGGAACAGATGAAGCCCAAGGTGGAGATTGACCTTAAGCCGGGAGATGTCGTCCGCGTTAAGAGCGGACCCTTCGAAGGTCAGGCAGGGACGGTAGTCGAGGTTGTCCCCGAAAAGGGAAAGGTCAAATTTTCGGTCACCCTTTTTGGGCGTGAAACTATAGTGGAAGCGGACTATAACGATTTGACAAAATTATAA
- a CDS encoding SDR family NAD(P)-dependent oxidoreductase, protein MDILNKVALVTGGSGGIGRAICLELARHGANVVLTYNKNETKALNTVKEIEDLGKRAGCYKVNLADKVEISKAVQGIIDDFDIVDILVNNAGTIGENSTLLEIDEDEWDEVLTVNLKGAFLITQCVLPYMISNGGGKIVNISSVAGKDGGTMGVHYAASKAGLIGMTFHLARELMEHNIEVNAVAPGPVNTDLLSSEDKERLARLSPNGRLANPEEIAHAVRFLIENDYVNGEVLDINAGRYMD, encoded by the coding sequence ATGGATATACTGAATAAGGTAGCTTTAGTTACGGGCGGAAGTGGGGGCATAGGAAGAGCCATCTGTCTGGAGCTGGCAAGGCATGGTGCCAATGTCGTACTCACATACAATAAAAATGAGACAAAGGCTTTAAATACTGTCAAAGAAATTGAAGACCTGGGTAAAAGAGCGGGCTGTTATAAGGTCAACCTCGCCGACAAGGTCGAGATAAGCAAAGCCGTTCAAGGGATAATCGACGATTTCGATATCGTGGACATACTTGTCAACAACGCCGGCACTATAGGAGAAAATTCCACCTTACTCGAGATAGATGAAGATGAGTGGGACGAAGTTTTAACCGTGAACCTAAAGGGTGCATTTCTCATAACCCAATGCGTCCTACCCTACATGATTAGCAACGGAGGAGGAAAGATCGTCAATATAAGCAGCGTCGCGGGCAAGGACGGGGGCACCATGGGGGTGCACTATGCCGCCAGCAAGGCAGGCTTAATCGGTATGACCTTCCACCTGGCCAGGGAATTGATGGAACATAACATAGAAGTAAACGCAGTCGCCCCCGGACCAGTGAATACCGATCTTTTAAGCTCTGAAGACAAGGAAAGGCTTGCACGCCTTTCGCCCAACGGCAGGCTGGCGAATCCGGAGGAGATAGCCCATGCCGTCAGGTTTTTAATCGAAAACGATTATGTTAACGGCGAGGTATTGGACATCAATGCCGGCCGTTATATGGACTAA
- the rpmG gene encoding 50S ribosomal protein L33: MADVVGLECTECKRRNYVTTVNKKKQSKKLEKKKFCRWCNKHTLHKETK; encoded by the coding sequence ATGGCCGATGTAGTTGGATTGGAGTGCACCGAGTGCAAGCGCAGAAATTATGTGACGACGGTAAACAAGAAAAAACAGTCCAAGAAACTCGAAAAGAAGAAATTTTGCCGTTGGTGTAACAAACACACCTTGCACAAAGAGACGAAGTAG
- a CDS encoding tyrosine-type recombinase/integrase, whose protein sequence is MEAFIFLKKANGISPRTIKDYRYHVALFFSECPQAWDPQDANKTRMAVLSFLGQDDIAPATFNIRLRYLKSFFSWLVNEGAYTGNPLEGIKTRKAEPRIVQHSAEVLTKLLKLPDKTTYCGKRDYALLCLSIDTAIRPSEALALELDDVNLKEMVVLIRASIAKTRKSRTLPFSLETAKALQALIASRPREWETTLLFANYEGDRLTVSGWRQRLQKNYAPKLGLKRLSPYDLRHDAALHFLRNGMHPFALQTIMGHTTLDMTKRYIALAESDIREAHETASPIKKFIGNKKRVR, encoded by the coding sequence TTGGAAGCCTTTATATTTTTGAAGAAGGCCAACGGGATTTCGCCCCGCACCATAAAGGATTACCGCTACCATGTGGCCTTATTTTTTAGCGAATGCCCGCAGGCCTGGGACCCTCAAGACGCAAACAAGACGAGAATGGCCGTTTTGTCCTTCCTCGGTCAAGATGACATCGCACCAGCTACGTTTAACATAAGATTGAGGTACCTCAAATCCTTCTTTTCCTGGCTGGTAAATGAAGGAGCTTACACAGGAAACCCGCTTGAAGGAATAAAAACCAGAAAGGCCGAGCCAAGAATCGTGCAGCATTCGGCGGAAGTATTGACGAAGCTCTTAAAGCTACCAGACAAGACAACTTACTGTGGAAAGCGGGACTACGCCTTGCTGTGCCTTTCAATAGACACGGCCATTAGGCCTAGCGAAGCTTTGGCCTTGGAGCTTGACGACGTCAACTTAAAAGAAATGGTTGTGCTAATCAGAGCATCAATCGCAAAGACAAGAAAAAGCAGGACATTGCCCTTCTCTCTGGAGACGGCCAAGGCGTTGCAGGCGTTAATCGCCTCCAGGCCAAGGGAATGGGAAACTACCCTGCTTTTTGCCAATTACGAAGGAGACAGGCTGACCGTCTCTGGCTGGAGACAGAGATTACAGAAAAACTATGCACCTAAACTTGGCCTAAAAAGGCTTTCTCCTTACGATTTGCGACATGACGCAGCCCTTCATTTTCTTAGAAACGGCATGCACCCCTTTGCGTTGCAAACAATCATGGGACACACCACGCTTGACATGACGAAGCGTTATATAGCTCTTGCCGAGTCCGACATAAGAGAGGCCCACGAGACGGCATCGCCTATAAAAAAGTTCATAGGCAATAAAAAACGAGTCAGGTAA
- a CDS encoding patatin-like phospholipase family protein, which produces MFSGKKFVQIFMLVLFFTASFLPTVALGNDGGVVLVLSGGGAKGLAHVGVIKALEERGIKISGIVGTSMGAIIGGLAASGYDGAELEKIFLELNMFALFSDAEDKNLHAQSSSKPVIKLSYDEKGRLIGRMGLMEGKKIYEEMLKYTSHVKCYDFMSLPVPFAAVATDLETGEAVVITKGNLASAMRASMSLPGIFAPWPYEDKLLIDGGLVANLPVRIAKELFPDCPVIAVDVTGKLMQKEQVRSMIDVLDQTVSMMTAKNVQEDLQYADVVIRPNVEDVSLMSFANTGEIMDRGFKAALEQMDTITALAPKATGVERAHKSLIVKDVRLTGFPDMEKSFLEERRSWVGRPLDMAKVNDSVLELLSNGRVAMADYLLVEENEWVIIEFVVKRKAQREYSLSGYSTNISSNDRWISLEYGERDLFDLGDEAKLQVCLGENSSARVDYMGKEGSNWQFESSFAFQDWEISPENYGKVSWKRYFAYLGFDNVGEDNMSFGGGIAFDRTDDGRDESHWGPMVKFAYENKRDDKLESYFEASGLLWYPEGETLLGRMVFASSLPVEDKWRIVLSGGVEKGDSSNPAWAAYLGGYGEFLSRMGHPVMADNAAWVRVGVRSALVRGWWGRLEPELFGVFGYAMDDSWSRTQELWEIGIGLNIPNRLIDLSVFALYDDRDDWTFGFSVGKPPVSYGPVRP; this is translated from the coding sequence ATGTTCTCAGGAAAAAAATTTGTGCAGATTTTCATGCTCGTCCTGTTTTTTACCGCGTCTTTTTTGCCTACGGTGGCTTTGGGCAATGACGGAGGAGTTGTCTTGGTGCTTTCGGGGGGAGGTGCTAAGGGCTTGGCCCACGTGGGAGTCATTAAGGCCCTTGAAGAAAGGGGAATAAAGATATCCGGGATCGTTGGCACTAGCATGGGCGCGATAATCGGGGGCCTTGCCGCGAGCGGATATGATGGAGCCGAGCTAGAAAAAATATTTCTTGAGCTCAACATGTTCGCGCTCTTTTCCGATGCGGAAGACAAAAATCTGCATGCCCAATCCTCAAGTAAGCCCGTCATAAAGTTATCCTACGATGAAAAGGGCCGACTCATCGGCAGGATGGGACTGATGGAAGGAAAGAAAATATATGAAGAAATGTTAAAATACACGTCCCACGTCAAATGTTATGATTTCATGAGCTTGCCTGTACCATTTGCTGCCGTGGCTACCGACCTCGAAACGGGCGAGGCCGTCGTTATTACGAAGGGAAATCTCGCATCGGCCATGAGGGCATCCATGTCCCTGCCAGGCATTTTTGCCCCCTGGCCATATGAGGACAAATTGCTGATCGATGGCGGTCTGGTGGCAAACCTACCCGTCAGGATAGCAAAAGAGCTATTCCCGGATTGTCCCGTTATAGCCGTAGATGTGACCGGAAAACTGATGCAAAAAGAACAGGTAAGGTCGATGATAGACGTATTGGATCAAACGGTAAGCATGATGACTGCGAAGAATGTACAAGAGGATTTGCAGTATGCCGATGTCGTCATCAGGCCGAATGTGGAGGATGTATCGCTGATGAGCTTTGCAAATACCGGGGAGATAATGGACCGTGGATTTAAGGCAGCCCTTGAGCAGATGGATACAATAACGGCGCTTGCCCCAAAGGCTACCGGAGTGGAGAGGGCTCATAAAAGTTTGATCGTAAAAGATGTTAGGCTTACCGGATTTCCCGATATGGAGAAGTCATTTTTGGAAGAAAGGAGGTCTTGGGTGGGTCGGCCGCTGGACATGGCAAAGGTCAACGATTCCGTTCTGGAGCTCCTATCGAATGGCAGAGTTGCCATGGCCGATTATCTTCTTGTAGAAGAAAATGAATGGGTGATTATCGAATTTGTTGTAAAAAGGAAAGCTCAAAGGGAGTATTCCCTTTCTGGTTACAGCACCAATATATCTTCGAATGACAGATGGATATCCCTGGAATACGGCGAGAGAGACTTGTTTGATTTGGGAGATGAGGCCAAATTGCAAGTCTGCCTTGGGGAAAACAGTTCCGCAAGGGTCGATTATATGGGCAAAGAGGGTAGCAATTGGCAGTTCGAATCAAGTTTTGCCTTTCAAGATTGGGAGATAAGTCCGGAAAATTACGGCAAGGTCAGCTGGAAGAGGTATTTTGCCTATCTTGGGTTTGATAACGTCGGAGAGGACAATATGTCCTTTGGCGGCGGTATTGCCTTTGATCGCACAGACGATGGCCGAGACGAGAGCCATTGGGGACCCATGGTCAAATTTGCCTACGAAAATAAAAGGGACGACAAATTAGAAAGCTATTTCGAGGCTAGCGGGTTGTTGTGGTACCCAGAGGGGGAAACGTTACTCGGGCGGATGGTATTTGCTTCTTCTTTACCCGTGGAAGACAAATGGCGCATCGTACTTTCCGGCGGAGTTGAGAAGGGCGACTCAAGCAATCCTGCATGGGCTGCATATTTGGGTGGATACGGAGAGTTTCTAAGCAGGATGGGGCATCCGGTCATGGCAGATAATGCAGCTTGGGTCAGAGTAGGCGTGCGAAGCGCCTTGGTCAGGGGATGGTGGGGTAGATTGGAGCCGGAGCTTTTCGGTGTTTTTGGTTACGCAATGGATGACAGTTGGAGCCGCACCCAGGAGCTGTGGGAGATTGGAATTGGATTAAATATTCCCAACAGGCTTATTGACTTGAGCGTATTTGCTTTATATGATGATCGTGACGACTGGACCTTTGGATTTTCGGTTGGTAAGCCGCCTGTTTCATATGGACCGGTTAGACCGTGA
- a CDS encoding sigma-70 RNA polymerase sigma factor region 4 domain-containing protein: MRNLRRKKLEGLFYTYPRNKKALQFKQEKIESLTSSVPSGWKLEVLRNKTHAEPDTFMVNRVSLIEKVEEEFKELQERVELVETLLSLLDDDYKEFVRLKYFENKRWDVVADELCIGVRTAFRWRDRILEICSPFLTL, encoded by the coding sequence ATGCGAAATCTGCGTCGCAAGAAGTTGGAGGGCTTATTTTACACCTACCCCCGCAACAAAAAGGCCTTACAGTTTAAGCAAGAAAAGATTGAGTCATTAACAAGCTCTGTACCGTCGGGTTGGAAACTCGAGGTTTTACGCAATAAGACCCATGCAGAACCCGACACTTTCATGGTCAACAGGGTTAGCTTGATTGAAAAGGTCGAGGAGGAGTTTAAGGAGTTACAAGAACGAGTTGAGTTAGTGGAGACGTTATTGTCCCTGCTGGATGATGACTACAAGGAATTCGTAAGGCTGAAGTACTTTGAAAACAAACGATGGGATGTTGTCGCCGATGAGCTATGCATAGGCGTTAGGACCGCCTTTCGTTGGAGAGACCGCATTCTTGAAATTTGCAGTCCCTTTTTGACGCTCTAG
- the secE gene encoding preprotein translocase subunit SecE: MDKIMNFLREARAELKRVTWPNKKQVWISTLLVIGVTLLVSAYLGILDLIFTAFFSRVIG, from the coding sequence TTGGATAAGATAATGAATTTTTTGAGAGAAGCACGGGCAGAGCTTAAGAGGGTTACGTGGCCTAATAAAAAGCAAGTGTGGATATCCACGTTACTGGTCATTGGAGTAACGTTGTTGGTTTCGGCATATTTAGGTATTTTGGATTTGATATTTACTGCGTTTTTCTCTAGGGTCATAGGTTAA
- the nfi gene encoding deoxyribonuclease V (cleaves DNA at apurinic or apyrimidinic sites), whose protein sequence is MNDLHQLPNDPGEAIKLQNEVRKLVKIGGYIDIASVRLVGGVDVAYLGKGASQACAVAVVWDRLSGEVLESVYAQDEVIFPYIPGLLSFRELPVVMKACEGLSSNVDVWMVDGAGIAHPRRLGIAAHFGVLLDRPSIGVAKSRLIGSHLPVPRSKGSWVPLRHDGEVVGHVLRTRNDVKPLYISPGHKVSLRQAVELVLACCTKYRLPEPTRMAHNLVERYAHFS, encoded by the coding sequence GTGAACGATTTGCATCAATTGCCAAATGATCCTGGAGAAGCTATCAAATTACAAAATGAAGTTCGTAAACTTGTTAAGATAGGAGGCTATATCGATATCGCAAGCGTTAGGCTCGTAGGCGGTGTAGATGTGGCCTATCTCGGCAAGGGGGCCTCACAGGCCTGTGCCGTGGCCGTCGTGTGGGATCGTCTGTCGGGTGAAGTGTTGGAAAGCGTTTACGCTCAAGATGAGGTTATTTTTCCCTATATCCCCGGCCTGCTTTCGTTTAGAGAGCTTCCCGTAGTGATGAAGGCATGCGAGGGATTGTCAAGCAATGTGGATGTCTGGATGGTGGACGGAGCAGGCATAGCCCATCCGCGAAGGTTGGGCATAGCAGCACATTTTGGCGTCTTACTGGATCGGCCATCGATAGGAGTGGCCAAGAGCCGGCTCATTGGAAGCCACCTGCCCGTCCCTAGAAGCAAGGGGTCATGGGTGCCCTTACGTCATGACGGAGAAGTGGTGGGACATGTCCTTCGAACGCGAAACGATGTAAAGCCCCTCTACATAAGCCCTGGACACAAAGTGTCTTTGAGGCAGGCAGTTGAACTTGTCTTGGCCTGTTGCACCAAGTACCGGCTGCCTGAGCCGACGCGGATGGCACATAATTTGGTAGAACGCTACGCCCACTTTTCGTGA
- the rplA gene encoding 50S ribosomal protein L1 yields MAKRSKRYLAMLEKVDKTKLYGLREAVELLKELPPAKFDETVEMHIRLNVDPRHADQQVRGTVSLPHGTGQEKRVLVIASGEKVKEAEEAGADFVGGEDIVQKIEGGWLDFDAVIATPDMMRVVGRLGRILGPRGLMPSAKTGTVTFDIADAVKEIKAGRIEFRVDRYGIIHAGIGKMSFSADMLFDNAKVLLRAVLRARPAAVKGQYVRSLAMAPTMGVGIKIDPARAQKEIVEE; encoded by the coding sequence ATGGCAAAGAGGTCTAAACGTTATTTAGCTATGTTAGAGAAGGTCGATAAGACCAAGCTTTATGGCCTTCGCGAAGCTGTAGAGCTTTTGAAGGAGCTGCCACCTGCAAAGTTTGACGAGACAGTGGAAATGCACATTCGTTTGAACGTGGATCCCAGGCATGCCGATCAACAGGTCAGGGGAACCGTAAGCCTTCCCCATGGCACAGGTCAGGAAAAGAGGGTCCTCGTTATAGCATCGGGCGAAAAGGTCAAAGAGGCCGAGGAAGCAGGAGCTGACTTCGTGGGCGGAGAGGATATCGTGCAGAAGATAGAGGGAGGATGGCTGGATTTCGATGCTGTAATAGCCACTCCCGACATGATGCGTGTAGTTGGGCGCCTGGGGCGCATCCTGGGTCCTCGCGGCCTCATGCCCAGCGCCAAGACGGGTACGGTCACCTTCGACATAGCCGATGCGGTGAAAGAGATCAAGGCAGGACGTATAGAGTTCCGCGTGGATAGGTATGGTATAATTCATGCCGGCATAGGCAAGATGAGCTTCTCTGCCGATATGTTGTTCGATAATGCCAAGGTGTTACTGCGTGCCGTGTTGCGCGCCCGCCCTGCAGCTGTCAAGGGGCAATATGTAAGGAGCCTTGCCATGGCGCCCACAATGGGCGTTGGGATCAAGATAGATCCAGCGAGGGCTCAGAAAGAGATAGTGGAAGAATAA
- a CDS encoding helix-turn-helix domain-containing protein: MAKTILTTLMAKKGIRNGDVARSLNITEMEVCRWKGCRSYVPPKHRQKLADLLGVNVEDILDERGIAKLAEEATLK, encoded by the coding sequence ATGGCAAAAACTATTTTGACTACTTTAATGGCCAAGAAAGGTATTCGGAATGGGGATGTAGCGAGAAGTCTCAATATAACGGAAATGGAAGTCTGTCGTTGGAAGGGGTGTCGAAGTTATGTCCCGCCCAAACACCGTCAAAAACTTGCCGACCTGCTTGGGGTCAATGTCGAGGACATTCTCGATGAAAGAGGCATCGCCAAGCTTGCCGAGGAGGCAACCTTGAAATGA
- the rplL gene encoding 50S ribosomal protein L7/L12 gives MTKEEIIKAIEEMTVLELSELVKTLEERFGVSAAAPVAMMAAAPAAAGAPAAAEEEEKTEFDVILKAAGPNKINVIKVVREVTSLGLKEAKDLVDGAPKPVKEGVSKEEAEQIKKKLEEAGAEVEIK, from the coding sequence ATGACCAAAGAGGAAATCATTAAGGCTATAGAGGAAATGACTGTTCTTGAGTTGTCGGAGTTAGTCAAGACTTTAGAGGAGCGTTTCGGCGTGTCTGCTGCAGCTCCCGTGGCAATGATGGCAGCAGCTCCCGCAGCAGCAGGAGCTCCCGCCGCTGCCGAGGAGGAGGAAAAGACGGAATTTGACGTCATCCTTAAGGCAGCCGGGCCCAACAAGATCAATGTAATAAAGGTAGTTCGTGAAGTGACCAGCCTTGGACTAAAGGAAGCCAAAGACCTCGTGGATGGCGCACCTAAACCCGTAAAGGAGGGCGTCTCCAAGGAAGAGGCCGAGCAGATAAAGAAGAAACTGGAAGAGGCCGGTGCCGAAGTAGAGATAAAGTAA
- the rplK gene encoding 50S ribosomal protein L11 yields the protein MAKKVVAQIKLQLPAGKATPAPPVGPALGQHGVNIMEFCKQFNARTADNVGMIIPVVLTVYADRSFTFELKTPPASILLKKAAGVEKGSGEPNKVKVGKITREQLKEIAKTKMKDLNANDIEAAMRMIEGTARSMGIEVVG from the coding sequence ATGGCTAAAAAGGTGGTAGCACAGATAAAGTTACAACTTCCTGCCGGCAAGGCAACGCCGGCACCGCCTGTCGGCCCGGCGCTGGGCCAGCATGGCGTGAACATCATGGAGTTCTGCAAGCAGTTCAACGCCAGGACCGCAGACAACGTGGGCATGATAATACCCGTCGTGTTGACCGTCTATGCCGACAGGAGCTTTACCTTTGAGTTGAAGACGCCGCCGGCTAGCATATTGCTCAAGAAGGCTGCGGGCGTCGAAAAGGGTTCCGGTGAGCCGAATAAGGTCAAAGTCGGCAAGATCACGAGGGAGCAGCTAAAGGAAATTGCTAAGACCAAGATGAAGGATCTGAACGCCAACGATATAGAGGCGGCCATGCGCATGATCGAGGGTACCGCTCGATCCATGGGAATAGAAGTCGTGGGCTAA
- a CDS encoding cysteate racemase — translation MIPKKTLGVLGGMGPAASAEFMVLLTRFAPASCDQEHPKVILLSWPQIPDRTKAILSGGEDPSAYLLEGLNKLAAWGADVLAVPCNTAHYFIDKMKDQIPRPLIHIVESTLEQAKQKSPSGAWLIATKGTIRTGLYQRYANQMGVKLLLPDSEEQDKIQSCIELVKKNDSQAAGRALKEILASLQKKNDVPFIAACTEIPLAFEATGLGNNLMISSLEALAVKCISVIYSDVYNPY, via the coding sequence ATGATACCTAAGAAAACTCTTGGTGTATTGGGCGGGATGGGACCTGCGGCTTCGGCTGAGTTTATGGTGCTTTTGACAAGATTTGCTCCGGCAAGTTGTGATCAGGAGCACCCAAAGGTAATATTGCTTTCTTGGCCACAAATACCCGACAGGACAAAGGCCATACTTTCAGGCGGAGAGGATCCTTCTGCTTATCTGCTTGAAGGGCTTAATAAGCTCGCAGCATGGGGAGCTGATGTTTTGGCCGTGCCCTGCAACACAGCACATTACTTCATCGATAAAATGAAAGATCAGATACCTAGGCCGTTAATACACATAGTAGAGTCAACTCTGGAACAGGCCAAACAAAAGTCACCTTCGGGGGCATGGCTTATAGCCACGAAGGGGACCATAAGGACAGGGCTATATCAAAGATACGCCAATCAAATGGGAGTTAAGCTTCTTTTGCCCGATTCAGAGGAGCAGGACAAGATACAGAGTTGCATCGAGCTTGTCAAGAAAAACGACTCTCAGGCAGCTGGTCGGGCATTGAAGGAGATCCTTGCCTCCCTGCAAAAGAAAAACGACGTGCCGTTCATAGCAGCATGCACTGAAATACCTTTAGCGTTCGAGGCGACGGGCCTTGGGAACAATTTAATGATCTCAAGTTTGGAGGCTCTGGCAGTGAAGTGCATTTCCGTCATTTATTCTGACGTCTATAACCCTTATTAA
- the tuf gene encoding elongation factor Tu: MAKSKFERVKPHLNIGTIGHIDHGKTTLTAAITRVLSTAGFADFTPFDQIDKAPEERERGITISISHVEYQTEHRHYAHIDCPGHADYIKNMITGAAQMDGAILVVSAADGPMPQTREHVLLARQVNVPVIVVFMNKVDMVDDEELLDLVEMEVRELLSSYGFPGDEVPVIRGSALKALECGCGKRDCPWCGKIWELMDACDSYIPLPERPVDQPFLMPIEDVFSITGRGTVVTGRVERGRITPGEEVEIVGMREDKIKTVATSLEMFRKVLDEAIAGDNIGILLRGVDKEDVERGQVVAKPGTITPHKHFKAEIYVLKKEEGGRHTPFFNGYKPQFYFRTTDVTGEITLPEGVEMVMPGDNANIEVKLIVPVALEKGLRFAIREGGRTVGAGVVTDILDK, from the coding sequence ATGGCAAAGTCTAAGTTTGAAAGGGTAAAACCGCATCTAAACATAGGAACCATAGGACATATCGACCACGGCAAGACCACCTTGACCGCAGCCATAACGAGGGTACTGTCCACGGCAGGGTTTGCCGACTTCACCCCCTTCGACCAGATAGACAAGGCCCCTGAGGAGAGGGAACGCGGCATAACCATTAGCATATCCCACGTGGAGTATCAGACCGAACACAGGCATTACGCCCACATCGACTGCCCCGGACACGCCGACTACATAAAGAACATGATCACCGGAGCAGCCCAGATGGATGGAGCCATACTCGTCGTATCTGCCGCAGACGGCCCCATGCCCCAGACGAGGGAACACGTCCTTTTGGCAAGGCAGGTAAACGTCCCCGTCATAGTGGTCTTCATGAACAAGGTGGACATGGTTGACGACGAGGAATTGCTCGACCTGGTCGAGATGGAGGTAAGGGAGCTGCTTTCAAGCTACGGATTTCCCGGAGACGAAGTGCCCGTGATAAGGGGCTCTGCATTGAAGGCCCTCGAGTGCGGTTGCGGCAAGAGGGATTGCCCCTGGTGCGGAAAGATATGGGAGCTCATGGACGCCTGCGACAGCTACATACCTCTTCCCGAGCGACCGGTGGATCAGCCCTTCCTGATGCCCATAGAGGACGTATTCTCCATAACGGGCCGCGGCACCGTCGTGACCGGCAGGGTTGAGCGCGGAAGGATAACCCCCGGCGAGGAAGTAGAGATCGTGGGGATGAGGGAGGACAAGATAAAGACCGTGGCCACTTCGCTCGAGATGTTCAGGAAGGTCTTGGACGAGGCCATAGCCGGAGACAACATAGGTATACTTTTGAGGGGCGTCGACAAGGAGGACGTGGAAAGAGGGCAGGTCGTCGCAAAGCCCGGCACCATAACCCCTCACAAGCACTTCAAGGCGGAGATATACGTCTTGAAGAAGGAGGAAGGCGGAAGGCACACCCCCTTCTTCAACGGATATAAGCCGCAGTTCTACTTCAGGACCACCGACGTCACCGGCGAGATAACCCTTCCCGAGGGAGTCGAGATGGTCATGCCCGGCGACAACGCCAACATAGAGGTAAAGCTGATAGTCCCCGTAGCCCTGGAGAAGGGCTTGAGGTTTGCCATAAGGGAAGGCGGTCGTACGGTAGGTGCCGGCGTAGTGACCGATATACTGGATAAGTAA
- the rplJ gene encoding 50S ribosomal protein L10, protein MPSQANVQELQELVKVLEGAQAVFFCEYKGLTVEQIGEVRNKIREAKGNMRVAKNTLFKLALKEHGLPVPEEVFSGPNAFTIAYGDPVEVAKALTNYVKASKSEALKLKGALLGRRFIDANGVEVLATLPARDVLLAQVLGTMEAPIRGLVTVLSGTVRGLVTCLDQIAKEKEKQAA, encoded by the coding sequence ATGCCATCTCAAGCTAACGTCCAAGAGTTACAGGAATTGGTAAAAGTACTCGAGGGAGCGCAGGCAGTGTTCTTCTGCGAGTACAAGGGCTTGACCGTCGAACAGATTGGTGAGGTCAGAAATAAGATAAGGGAAGCTAAGGGCAATATGAGAGTTGCAAAGAATACGCTCTTTAAATTGGCTTTAAAGGAACATGGATTGCCCGTTCCCGAAGAGGTGTTTTCGGGGCCTAACGCTTTTACCATAGCTTACGGAGATCCCGTCGAGGTCGCGAAGGCTTTGACAAATTATGTCAAAGCTTCGAAAAGCGAAGCTTTAAAGCTCAAAGGAGCCCTGCTAGGCAGAAGGTTTATCGATGCCAATGGAGTCGAGGTGCTCGCAACATTGCCCGCGAGGGATGTCCTGTTGGCTCAAGTGCTGGGCACCATGGAAGCGCCCATACGAGGTCTGGTTACCGTATTGTCCGGAACCGTGCGCGGTTTGGTGACCTGTTTGGACCAGATAGCAAAGGAAAAGGAAAAACAAGCAGCTTAA